GCATCGAGCGGCAGGTCGCCCACGAGGTCGTCGCCGAGGTCGACGTGCGTCCGCGCAACGTCGTCGTGCTCGGTCCGGGCAGCATCCCGAAGACTCCGTCGGGCAAGCTGCGCCGCTCCACCTCGGTCTCCCTGGTCACTTAGTACTCGCGAGCAGACGCGAACACCCCCAAAATATCGCGTATTTAGGGGCGTTCGCGTCTGCTCGCGTTTCGAACGTGCGACGTGATTAGGCGCGGATCGCGTCGATAGTCCAGGCGGGCAGGATCGGTGCCTTCGTCAGAAAGTGGTCACCCTGGCCGTTGTTGCGCAACAGCACCTGAGTGCGCATGATGCAGCAGCCCATCCGCACCATCGCGAAAATCTCGTACCAGTCCAGGTTTTCGAGTTCGCGGCCGATCATCTCCTCGAACCTGCGGGCCACGGCGGTGCGGCTGTCGAAGCCGGGCAGCTCCGGGTCGAGGTCGAGGCCGTTGACCTCCAGCATCTGCTTACGCGTCGCCAACCACCACGCGAAGTCGGCCTCGGCGGGGCACACGCACGCCTGTTCCCAGTCCAGCGCCCCGACGAGCCGGCCGGTGTCGTCGAAGATCGCGTTGGACATCCGGGCATCACCCCAACAGATCGTCGGTGGTGCGGTCTCGTCGGGCTGTCGTCGGCGCAACCACTCGAACGCCTCGGTGAGCACGTCGGGCACCTGGTTGTCGGATCCCCACCGCGCGTACTCGTGCCACCACGCGAGTTCCGCCGACACGCCGAACCCGGCTGGCCGCTCCAGCCACGGCGCCTCGTCGACCGGAACGCTCTGCAGCCGCACGAGTGTTTCGAGGAACCCGTCGTGTGCCCGGCGCTGGACCTCGGGGCCGGCGTCGTGCATCCAGCCCCGCGTGGCGTACGAGGTGTCCGACGGTGTGTGCCCGACGATGCGCGGCATCACAAGGAATTTCGAGCCGATCCAGGCGCGGTCGGGCTCGTACAGGATCGGTGACGGCGTCGCGATGCCGTACTCGTGGAGCAGTTCCTGCGTCAGAGTCTGCGCGCCGAGATCGTATTCGCGAAAGATTCCTCCGCCGCTCGGCGGGATCCGGATGACGTACTCGTTTGTCGCGCCGTCGACCTCGGCGGAGAACACCAGGCTTTCGCTCGACCATCCCGCCGCCCGATTAGCTGTACTCAGTTCCGAGACGACGGCTTCGCCGGCGAAGCGATGCTTGAACCACTTCTGCAGCTGCGCCCGGGTGGCGGCGAGGTCGCGTTGGACGAGCGTGATGCCAGCCATGCCGAACAGATTTACACAGCGCCCGCTGGATGTAAAGAATCTGAGCTTTACGTTGAGCGCCTCAAATGTAATACGCTTCGTTGATGGCCCCGTCGCTGACTTTCGGAGACATCGCCGACACGAGCCGCCCGCTCGCGATCCTCGTCAACGACTTCCCCGACACCCCGCACACCTGGCGGCACCTCGGTCCCGATCTCGCCGACCGCGGTGGCCTCGATGCAGCCGCCGCCGGTGCCGACGCTGTGCCTGCACGGCGCCGAGCTGCTCAGTGACGTGCCCACCCATCTACCCGCTGCGGGATCGAATTTCGAAATCGTCGACGGGGTAGGGCATTCCTGCTCTCGAACAGCCGGAGGTCATCGCCGCGAAGACCGCCGACTGGCTCGCTCGCTAGCCGTTGACCACCCGCGGCAGCCTGCGACGCGACGGTCCCAGGCCCGCGGCGTGCCGTAGTTCGGCGAGGAACTGCTCGGGGGTGCCGCTGCCGATCAGATAGTGGCACACCGCGATTCGCACGACGGCCGCCGCCCCGACGTCGCTGTCGTCGCCGGGGATGATGCGGGCGACGCGCTCGTGGATGATCGGCAGCACTCGCTGCATCTGTTGCAGCACGTGCTCCGGTTCGATATCGGCGAGTGAGCCCAGCGAATAGGTGCTCTGAAATTCGACGATGAACCGCAGTGCGGCGTCGAGACGTTCATTCCCGGTGAGGCCGGTGATC
The nucleotide sequence above comes from Mycolicibacterium moriokaense. Encoded proteins:
- a CDS encoding phosphotransferase family protein: MAGITLVQRDLAATRAQLQKWFKHRFAGEAVVSELSTANRAAGWSSESLVFSAEVDGATNEYVIRIPPSGGGIFREYDLGAQTLTQELLHEYGIATPSPILYEPDRAWIGSKFLVMPRIVGHTPSDTSYATRGWMHDAGPEVQRRAHDGFLETLVRLQSVPVDEAPWLERPAGFGVSAELAWWHEYARWGSDNQVPDVLTEAFEWLRRRQPDETAPPTICWGDARMSNAIFDDTGRLVGALDWEQACVCPAEADFAWWLATRKQMLEVNGLDLDPELPGFDSRTAVARRFEEMIGRELENLDWYEIFAMVRMGCCIMRTQVLLRNNGQGDHFLTKAPILPAWTIDAIRA
- a CDS encoding TetR/AcrR family transcriptional regulator → MVASRPSADADLPMRRRILAATFVVLARDGRRKLQLSDVAAEAKVSRPTLYRYFGSKEGLLEAFALYEQDNFDAGLAAAITGLTGNERLDAALRFIVEFQSTYSLGSLADIEPEHVLQQMQRVLPIIHERVARIIPGDDSDVGAAAVVRIAVCHYLIGSGTPEQFLAELRHAAGLGPSRRRLPRVVNG